The Thalassoroseus pseudoceratinae genome has a segment encoding these proteins:
- a CDS encoding tetratricopeptide repeat protein, with amino-acid sequence MQNAISRAGILLSLLWLILVPTLGNAAKLDELSLDRWKQLREVERYQLKICEEYYRDKKWKIAADEYEKFLTLYETSEAAPYSLLKWGLCQLQLRKQNTAISEGFQSVIDYWPESVEATSSAYFIGQTYKNIGEPKKAKQAYAAVLKNHPKHLVAVYALHDLIDISKVEGDLDGRVELWKRLTFDTPRTKDSSNFCVKASQELASYYFHEAAFNDGVKALETSYTDADLPNRVFEYTKSAATTLHKDPKKQTEAEKLVDDGIQWLKRETPTDLADDELKQAAKKRWFAIVDLNRAIERDQEIVDLYKQMQDRFGKDDEILDHLAGWQKSQDKFDAARQTYNQFEDQIKGQSRIAESYYQQREYAKAANAYQQVLALDPENPLKWKPAIASNYRRASKPDPAIAVYRELIVDDANNPTRWQMEIGRTLRDAARYDDAIRQYQSTSDFPQNVIEIADCYRRQKKWKSAIQSYAQVVGSAENQNRAAWALLQIGDCYEKSGNKEAAIRAFQQVCKKYPKDGYASQAHARLQKDYGITVTFGGGKDE; translated from the coding sequence ATGCAGAACGCAATCAGTCGAGCCGGCATCTTGCTCAGTCTTCTCTGGCTCATACTCGTCCCAACTCTTGGTAACGCCGCCAAGTTGGATGAGTTGTCGTTGGATCGCTGGAAGCAACTTCGGGAAGTGGAACGATACCAACTGAAAATTTGCGAGGAGTACTACCGCGACAAGAAATGGAAGATCGCAGCCGACGAATACGAAAAATTTCTGACCCTTTACGAAACCAGCGAAGCCGCTCCCTATTCACTACTGAAGTGGGGATTGTGCCAACTCCAACTGCGGAAACAGAACACAGCAATCAGCGAAGGATTCCAATCCGTCATTGATTATTGGCCGGAATCTGTGGAAGCGACTTCGTCGGCGTACTTCATCGGCCAAACCTACAAGAACATCGGCGAACCGAAGAAAGCGAAACAAGCTTACGCCGCAGTTCTCAAGAATCATCCCAAACATCTTGTTGCTGTCTATGCGTTGCATGATCTCATTGACATCAGCAAAGTGGAAGGCGATCTCGACGGGCGTGTTGAGCTTTGGAAGCGGTTGACCTTCGACACTCCCCGCACGAAAGATTCCAGCAATTTCTGCGTGAAGGCATCGCAAGAGTTGGCGTCCTATTACTTTCACGAAGCGGCCTTCAACGACGGTGTCAAAGCCCTGGAAACGAGCTACACCGACGCAGACTTGCCGAATCGAGTCTTCGAGTACACGAAGTCCGCCGCGACGACGCTTCACAAAGATCCGAAGAAACAAACCGAGGCAGAAAAACTCGTTGACGACGGAATCCAATGGTTGAAACGAGAGACGCCAACCGATCTTGCGGATGATGAACTCAAGCAGGCCGCGAAGAAACGCTGGTTTGCAATCGTCGATCTCAACCGCGCAATCGAACGTGATCAGGAAATCGTCGATCTGTATAAGCAAATGCAGGATCGGTTTGGCAAGGACGACGAAATCCTTGATCACTTGGCTGGCTGGCAAAAGTCGCAAGACAAATTCGATGCGGCTCGTCAGACCTACAATCAATTTGAAGACCAGATCAAAGGGCAATCGCGGATTGCCGAGAGTTACTATCAACAACGTGAGTACGCGAAAGCGGCTAACGCCTATCAACAGGTACTCGCACTCGACCCGGAAAATCCGCTCAAGTGGAAGCCCGCTATCGCGAGCAACTATCGTCGCGCGAGCAAACCGGATCCCGCAATTGCGGTTTACCGCGAACTGATTGTCGATGACGCCAACAATCCGACACGTTGGCAAATGGAGATCGGTCGCACCCTGCGTGATGCAGCCCGTTATGATGACGCGATCCGCCAGTATCAATCCACCAGCGACTTCCCGCAGAATGTGATCGAGATTGCGGACTGCTATCGTCGACAAAAGAAGTGGAAATCGGCGATCCAGTCGTACGCTCAGGTTGTCGGAAGCGCAGAAAATCAAAACCGGGCGGCTTGGGCGTTGCTTCAGATTGGCGACTGCTACGAAAAGTCTGGCAACAAGGAAGCCGCGATTCGTGCCTTCCAGCAAGTCTGCAAGAAATACCCGAAGGATGGCTACGCAAGCCAAGCCCACGCACGACTTCAAAAAGACTACGGAATCACTGTCACCTTCGGCGGTGGCAAAGACGAATAA
- the prfB gene encoding peptide chain release factor 2 (programmed frameshift) — translation MNPELRDQAQQMIQRIVHLRDSLDYDAKLQDVDEINQKMAAPDFWDDQERAQQTVGQLSRLNANVKPLGELIQSAEDIGVLLEFAEDDPSSEKELAETVPQLMPKLEAVELQAMMSDPADASNAFLKVQAGEGGTDASDWAEMLLRMYLRWAEQRGFKVEMIDRSDAEEAGIRNATILISGEYAYGWLKGENGNHRLIRISPFDAAGRRQTSFAAIDVTPEVDDNIDIDIDWDKDVREDTLRSSGAGGQHVNKTESAVRVTHLETGVFALCQSERSQHQNRATARKMLLSKLYQLELERRLDEVAARRGEKSKIGFGGETTRHYVLHPEQYVKDARTGHKTGQPDAVLDGDLDSFLESYLHWNLGDESSPSA, via the exons ATGAACCCAGAACTTCGCGATCAAGCTCAACAGATGATCCAGCGCATTGTGCATCTACGGGACTCTCTT GACTACGATGCCAAATTGCAGGATGTCGATGAGATCAACCAAAAGATGGCCGCCCCGGATTTCTGGGACGATCAGGAACGCGCTCAACAGACCGTCGGACAATTGAGCCGGTTGAACGCCAATGTGAAACCGCTCGGTGAATTGATTCAATCCGCCGAAGATATCGGTGTGCTCTTGGAGTTCGCGGAGGATGATCCGTCATCCGAGAAAGAGCTTGCCGAAACCGTACCGCAGTTGATGCCCAAACTCGAAGCGGTCGAGCTGCAAGCGATGATGAGCGATCCCGCGGATGCGTCAAATGCGTTTCTCAAAGTCCAAGCGGGGGAAGGCGGAACCGATGCGTCCGACTGGGCGGAGATGTTGCTGCGGATGTATCTGCGATGGGCGGAGCAACGTGGCTTCAAAGTCGAGATGATCGACCGATCCGATGCGGAAGAAGCAGGAATTCGCAACGCGACTATCCTCATCAGTGGCGAGTACGCATACGGTTGGCTCAAGGGCGAAAATGGAAATCACCGACTGATTCGCATTAGTCCCTTCGATGCAGCCGGTCGGCGACAAACGTCGTTTGCAGCGATCGATGTCACTCCCGAGGTCGACGATAACATTGATATCGATATCGATTGGGACAAAGACGTGCGTGAAGATACGCTGCGTTCGAGCGGTGCGGGCGGGCAGCACGTGAACAAGACCGAATCGGCCGTGCGGGTCACGCACTTGGAAACCGGTGTGTTCGCGTTATGTCAAAGCGAACGGAGTCAGCACCAGAACCGAGCCACCGCGCGAAAAATGCTGCTGTCGAAACTCTATCAGTTGGAACTCGAACGCCGACTCGATGAAGTGGCAGCCCGACGGGGAGAGAAGTCAAAAATCGGTTTTGGCGGCGAAACAACCCGTCACTATGTGCTTCACCCTGAGCAGTACGTCAAGGATGCCCGAACCGGTCACAAGACCGGCCAACCGGATGCCGTTCTCGATGGCGACCTTGATTCGTTCTTGGAGAGTTATCTCCATTGGAATCTGGGAGACGAAAGCTCGCCAAGTGCTTAG
- a CDS encoding TlpA family protein disulfide reductase translates to MNSETTGLEQPVPPSRSSFWVLVILTVGAAVGFSFWLRARNTSNVGGLDVGKPTPPLVASGWIQGEPPSAESLDGEVLVVHAWSPECVHCFREAPELIELQRKYQDRVKFIGLTFRDVDRIEAIRGFLETTGIDWLNGYGALDTLRGFEAEYLPTVWVVGRDGTVVWNKDESASLEDGIERALAQK, encoded by the coding sequence ATGAACTCTGAAACCACTGGGCTCGAGCAACCGGTGCCTCCGTCGCGATCGAGTTTCTGGGTGTTGGTTATATTGACGGTTGGCGCAGCCGTTGGGTTCTCCTTTTGGCTGCGTGCGAGAAACACATCAAATGTTGGTGGTTTGGATGTTGGAAAACCAACGCCACCGCTGGTTGCGTCCGGTTGGATTCAGGGAGAACCGCCGTCGGCTGAATCTCTCGACGGCGAGGTTCTTGTCGTCCACGCTTGGTCTCCTGAGTGCGTTCACTGTTTCCGAGAAGCTCCGGAACTTATTGAACTTCAGCGGAAGTACCAAGACCGTGTGAAGTTCATCGGGCTGACGTTTCGTGATGTCGATCGCATTGAAGCGATCCGCGGGTTTCTTGAAACCACGGGAATCGACTGGCTCAACGGCTACGGTGCCCTCGACACACTTCGTGGGTTTGAGGCGGAGTATCTGCCGACGGTCTGGGTCGTGGGGCGTGACGGCACGGTCGTCTGGAACAAGGACGAGTCGGCTAGCTTGGAAGACGGCATTGAGCGGGCGTTGGCCCAGAAATAG
- a CDS encoding carboxypeptidase M32, producing MPETSELYNEMVRELQAGKLLQSCGAVLEWDERTKMPPGGASHRAKQLSTLSGLAHERLTAPRLGELLQELQSRDDLGDADSPQVANVREALRDYERATKLPRRLVEELTEAESAGQQNWVIARKNEDYAHFLPFLEHILKLKREQAQAYGSESGVLYDALLETYEPGGRQAEIQAAFSALRDELVPLVQSIRDASKQPDETIITRSYPIEAQRRFGVDAATKIGFRFEDGRLDESAHPFCSGTGPGDCRLTTRYDEHHFPGAFFGTLHEAGHGMYEQGLDKAQFGLPMGESVSLGIHESQSRMWENFVGRSPAFWNHFFEPAKLAFPEALSNVGRDDFVFAINDVRPSYIRVEADEVTYNLHIMLRFELEPALLSGDLPPADLPSVWDETFERFFGMRPRSVSEGCLQDIHWSAGLLGYFPTYALGNMYAAQFFESATEQLGDLAPQFANGEFTPLREWLNREIHQRGRQFPAPKLVEVVTGKPLSHEPLMRHLKTKYEALYEL from the coding sequence ATGCCAGAAACCAGCGAATTATACAATGAGATGGTGCGGGAACTTCAGGCGGGGAAGCTTCTGCAATCTTGTGGCGCGGTCTTGGAGTGGGATGAACGCACCAAGATGCCTCCCGGAGGTGCATCGCATCGTGCCAAGCAACTGAGCACGCTGTCCGGATTGGCTCATGAGCGGTTGACGGCTCCTCGACTGGGAGAGTTGCTTCAAGAATTGCAGTCCCGAGACGATCTCGGTGATGCCGATTCGCCGCAAGTTGCCAATGTGCGTGAAGCACTTCGAGACTACGAGCGAGCAACGAAACTGCCACGTCGGCTCGTTGAAGAACTCACGGAAGCGGAATCCGCGGGTCAACAAAATTGGGTGATCGCACGAAAAAACGAAGACTACGCACACTTCTTGCCGTTTCTCGAGCACATCCTGAAATTGAAACGCGAGCAAGCTCAAGCCTACGGTAGCGAGAGTGGTGTGCTTTACGATGCGCTCTTGGAAACCTACGAACCCGGAGGTCGGCAGGCGGAAATTCAGGCGGCCTTTTCGGCGTTGCGTGACGAACTGGTGCCCTTGGTGCAGTCCATTCGCGACGCCTCGAAACAACCGGACGAAACCATTATCACCCGGAGTTACCCGATTGAGGCTCAACGCCGATTTGGAGTGGACGCCGCGACGAAGATTGGATTTCGATTCGAAGATGGCCGTCTTGATGAATCGGCTCACCCGTTCTGTTCCGGGACAGGGCCGGGCGATTGTCGCTTGACGACCCGTTACGACGAACATCATTTCCCCGGAGCATTCTTCGGCACGTTGCACGAGGCCGGACATGGAATGTACGAGCAAGGTTTGGACAAAGCCCAGTTCGGTCTGCCAATGGGGGAATCCGTTTCACTGGGAATCCACGAATCGCAGTCGCGGATGTGGGAAAACTTCGTTGGTCGTAGCCCGGCGTTCTGGAATCACTTTTTCGAACCGGCGAAACTGGCTTTTCCGGAAGCTCTGAGCAATGTCGGACGCGATGATTTCGTCTTTGCAATCAATGATGTTCGACCAAGCTACATCCGAGTGGAAGCGGATGAAGTGACGTACAATTTGCATATCATGCTGCGATTCGAATTGGAACCCGCCCTGCTCTCCGGTGACTTGCCACCCGCGGATTTGCCAAGCGTGTGGGACGAAACCTTCGAGCGGTTTTTCGGAATGCGTCCGCGGAGTGTCTCGGAAGGCTGCCTACAAGATATCCATTGGAGTGCCGGTTTGCTCGGCTACTTCCCGACGTATGCACTCGGTAATATGTACGCCGCCCAGTTCTTCGAATCCGCAACGGAGCAACTTGGTGATCTTGCTCCGCAATTTGCCAATGGGGAGTTCACGCCGTTACGAGAGTGGCTGAATCGTGAGATTCACCAACGCGGTCGACAGTTTCCGGCTCCTAAGTTGGTCGAAGTTGTGACCGGCAAACCGCTCTCGCACGAACCACTCATGCGGCATTTGAAAACGAAATACGAGGCATTGTATGAACTCTGA
- the bcp gene encoding thioredoxin-dependent thiol peroxidase — MSNTLPEVGKRAPAFTLPAHPEGKIMLSKLKGKNVVLYFYPRDNTPGCTTEACDFRDHLASVESDETVVLGVSTDSLTSHKKFAEKFDLPFPLLSDEDHKICEKYGVWVEKNMYGKKSMGVQRATFLIDKTGKIAAIWPKVRVKGHVAEVAEKLAELE, encoded by the coding sequence ATGAGCAACACCCTTCCCGAAGTTGGCAAGCGAGCCCCCGCCTTCACGCTGCCCGCCCACCCCGAGGGCAAAATCATGCTGAGTAAGCTCAAGGGAAAGAACGTGGTTCTCTACTTTTACCCTCGGGACAACACGCCTGGATGCACCACCGAAGCGTGCGACTTTCGCGACCATCTCGCGAGTGTCGAGTCGGACGAAACTGTCGTGCTCGGTGTGAGCACGGATTCTTTGACTTCGCATAAAAAATTCGCCGAGAAATTCGACCTGCCATTTCCGCTGCTTTCCGACGAAGACCACAAGATTTGTGAGAAATACGGCGTTTGGGTTGAGAAAAACATGTATGGCAAGAAATCCATGGGGGTGCAGAGAGCAACTTTCCTCATCGACAAAACCGGCAAAATCGCTGCGATTTGGCCCAAAGTGCGTGTGAAAGGGCATGTGGCCGAAGTTGCGGAGAAACTCGCCGAACTTGAGTAA
- a CDS encoding zinc-dependent metalloprotease, which yields MRTHTRWLASMACVAVTASFVFASQLHAEDAKTESKFTKATKDLKTVDGMFTLYHNEQKLLVLIKNSDLKKNYFVATSIARGISSGSLLGGYSWGFGDDAIWTFKKVGDKLHVLRRNVRFKAKAGTPEADAVKLAYSDSVLYSLPIIAEEKGGVLVDMTRIFMSDDQQIGSSHGLRFASDRSTWAKLKAFPKNVELQVAAVYTGSRNLETVADPRGVQINVHYSISVLPENGYHTRLADDRVGYFLTAVKDFSQNDDEEHFVRYINRWKLEKAAPDAELSPPKEPIVFYIEKTVPIELRPYVKAGILEWNKAFRKLGFDGAIEVRQQREEDDWDPEDVRYNTFRWITAEAGFAMGPSRVNPMTGQILDADIIFDASFLRYWTEDWEVFSPEQVARITNGVLPTQKNPSSLPVQDGRGGIPQILPESKRAEIAARDCSLGHGMQQQMGFAATALIAMQKADSEGKLPDEFIHQALKEVVMHEVGHTLGLRHNFKASSWKSLKEINSLPVDSDQPTVASVMDYTPANIAPKGSKQGPYYTPTIGPYDEWAIEYGYKVDANDEELNKIASRGAEDGLDYLTDEDTRSYDSDPLTNRFDLGENPIEFARARMDHSTKLLSKVLERVGKDGEGYQKVRQAFGMLFSEYWRTALFAARFPGGLYVHRDHKGDKNARPPFQVVEAAKQREAMKLLTETTFGTPKYDPELLNHLAASRWNHWGMNFSSRIDYPIHDYVEMMQSRILGELLSSTTLSRLHDGELKVSADTEAYTLAEHLRTLSDSIFSEWTTPTAGDYTVRKPYVSSFRRGLQRMALKDFAALVTRGYGYPEDARALARMHLTNLDAKLTELLKNDKVKLDDYSRAHLMDSQQRIQQVLKAGLQMNSIN from the coding sequence ATGAGAACACACACAAGGTGGCTCGCTTCCATGGCGTGCGTCGCTGTGACGGCGAGCTTTGTCTTCGCGTCGCAGTTGCACGCTGAAGACGCCAAGACGGAATCGAAGTTCACCAAGGCCACCAAGGATCTCAAGACCGTGGACGGCATGTTCACGCTCTATCACAACGAGCAAAAACTGCTGGTCCTGATTAAGAACAGCGATCTGAAGAAGAATTATTTTGTCGCCACTTCAATTGCCCGCGGGATCAGTAGTGGTTCGCTGCTGGGCGGGTACAGTTGGGGTTTTGGCGACGATGCGATTTGGACGTTCAAGAAAGTCGGTGACAAACTGCACGTTCTCCGTCGGAATGTTCGGTTCAAAGCCAAAGCTGGGACGCCCGAAGCAGATGCCGTCAAGCTGGCGTATTCCGACAGCGTGTTGTATTCCTTGCCGATCATCGCTGAGGAAAAAGGCGGCGTACTGGTCGACATGACACGCATCTTCATGAGTGACGACCAACAAATCGGTTCGTCGCACGGTTTGCGATTCGCTTCGGATCGATCCACATGGGCCAAGCTGAAAGCGTTCCCGAAGAATGTCGAACTGCAAGTCGCCGCCGTTTACACCGGGAGTCGAAATCTCGAGACCGTCGCCGATCCTCGTGGCGTGCAAATCAATGTTCACTATTCGATCAGCGTACTCCCTGAAAACGGATATCACACACGTTTGGCCGACGACCGTGTCGGTTACTTCCTGACGGCCGTCAAAGACTTCTCGCAAAACGATGACGAAGAACACTTCGTGCGATACATCAATCGCTGGAAGCTTGAGAAGGCCGCCCCCGACGCGGAACTCTCGCCACCCAAAGAACCGATCGTGTTCTACATCGAAAAGACTGTGCCGATTGAGCTGCGTCCGTATGTGAAAGCCGGAATTCTGGAGTGGAACAAGGCATTCCGAAAACTTGGCTTCGACGGAGCAATCGAAGTTCGCCAACAACGTGAAGAAGACGATTGGGATCCGGAAGACGTTCGCTACAACACCTTCCGCTGGATCACTGCCGAAGCGGGTTTCGCAATGGGACCGAGTCGCGTTAATCCTATGACCGGGCAAATCCTCGATGCGGATATCATTTTCGACGCAAGTTTTCTCCGCTACTGGACGGAAGACTGGGAAGTGTTCAGCCCGGAACAAGTCGCACGCATCACGAATGGCGTGTTGCCCACGCAGAAGAATCCGTCATCGCTTCCCGTTCAAGACGGTCGTGGCGGCATTCCGCAGATTCTCCCGGAATCCAAGCGAGCAGAAATCGCCGCGAGAGATTGCTCCCTTGGTCACGGTATGCAACAACAAATGGGCTTTGCGGCGACGGCGCTCATCGCAATGCAGAAGGCCGACTCTGAGGGAAAACTTCCCGATGAGTTCATCCATCAGGCGTTGAAAGAAGTGGTGATGCACGAAGTTGGTCATACACTCGGCTTGCGACACAACTTCAAAGCTTCAAGCTGGAAATCCCTGAAAGAGATTAACAGTTTGCCGGTCGACTCGGATCAGCCGACGGTCGCCAGTGTTATGGATTATACGCCTGCGAACATCGCTCCCAAAGGAAGCAAACAAGGGCCGTACTACACGCCGACGATTGGTCCATACGATGAATGGGCTATCGAATATGGTTACAAAGTCGATGCGAATGATGAAGAACTCAACAAAATCGCCAGCCGTGGTGCGGAAGATGGCTTGGATTACCTGACGGACGAAGACACCCGTTCGTACGATTCCGATCCACTGACAAACCGATTCGACCTGGGTGAAAACCCAATTGAATTTGCTCGCGCACGAATGGATCATTCGACGAAGTTGTTGTCGAAGGTCTTGGAGCGTGTCGGCAAAGACGGTGAAGGGTACCAGAAGGTTCGACAAGCATTCGGGATGCTGTTCAGCGAGTACTGGCGGACGGCCTTGTTTGCCGCGCGTTTCCCGGGCGGACTGTACGTGCATCGCGACCACAAAGGCGACAAGAACGCTCGCCCACCATTCCAGGTGGTTGAAGCCGCCAAACAGCGTGAGGCGATGAAACTCCTCACCGAAACTACGTTCGGAACTCCGAAGTACGACCCCGAATTACTGAATCACTTGGCCGCATCACGCTGGAACCACTGGGGAATGAACTTCTCCAGTCGAATTGACTACCCGATTCATGACTACGTCGAAATGATGCAGTCAAGAATTCTGGGTGAGTTGCTCAGTTCCACAACTCTCAGCCGACTGCATGATGGTGAACTCAAGGTCTCAGCGGACACCGAGGCATACACTCTTGCAGAGCACTTGCGAACGCTCTCAGATAGCATCTTCTCGGAGTGGACCACACCGACCGCTGGCGACTACACCGTTCGCAAACCGTATGTTTCGAGTTTTCGCCGAGGATTGCAGCGAATGGCTCTCAAAGACTTTGCAGCACTGGTCACTCGGGGCTACGGTTATCCCGAAGATGCTCGCGCACTCGCGCGGATGCATCTGACAAATCTCGATGCCAAACTGACCGAGTTGCTGAAGAATGACAAGGTAAAACTCGACGATTACTCGCGAGCCCACTTGATGGATAGTCAGCAGCGAATCCAACAAGTTCTCAAGGCGGGTCTGCAGATGAATTCTATCAACTGA
- a CDS encoding glycerophosphodiester phosphodiesterase: MRKFFVWMSVMVVMSNSAFAERPLIIAHRGASHAAPENTLSAFELAWKQNADGIEGDFYLSADGEIVCIHDRTTKRTGDRNLKVDQSTLAELRAVDVGKWKDSQYAGEKIPTLKEVLKTVPDGKLIYIEIKCGPEIVPVLKRQLTETQFPLEQVRVISFNEDVVKAIRTQIPTVTINWLTGFKRKIGRWQPSPKSLPTKLEQLDASGIGTQNKLDAVSAELVQEIHEADRQFHVWTVDDVAEASQWVQLGVDSITTNKPKLLLDALAR, encoded by the coding sequence ATGCGGAAATTTTTTGTTTGGATGTCTGTCATGGTCGTCATGAGCAACTCTGCTTTCGCGGAGCGACCGTTGATCATTGCTCACCGTGGGGCGTCGCACGCTGCCCCGGAAAATACGTTGTCCGCTTTTGAGTTGGCGTGGAAGCAGAACGCCGATGGAATCGAAGGCGATTTCTATCTCAGTGCTGATGGCGAGATCGTCTGCATTCATGACCGAACAACGAAACGAACGGGCGATCGGAATTTGAAAGTCGATCAATCGACACTCGCGGAACTGCGTGCGGTCGATGTTGGAAAGTGGAAGGACTCGCAATACGCCGGAGAGAAAATTCCAACTCTCAAGGAAGTTCTCAAAACAGTGCCGGATGGCAAGCTCATCTACATCGAAATCAAATGCGGTCCGGAAATCGTCCCCGTGTTAAAGCGTCAACTCACCGAAACGCAATTTCCGCTGGAGCAAGTCCGCGTGATTTCGTTCAACGAGGACGTGGTAAAAGCAATCCGAACTCAGATTCCGACCGTCACGATCAATTGGCTGACCGGGTTCAAACGCAAAATTGGACGCTGGCAGCCGTCCCCAAAATCTCTTCCAACAAAGCTCGAGCAACTTGATGCCAGCGGGATTGGAACGCAGAACAAGCTGGACGCGGTTTCCGCGGAACTCGTGCAAGAAATCCACGAAGCCGATCGGCAGTTTCATGTCTGGACCGTGGATGACGTGGCGGAGGCGAGTCAGTGGGTGCAATTGGGAGTCGATTCCATTACCACCAACAAACCGAAACTGTTGCTCGACGCCCTTGCACGATAA
- a CDS encoding outer membrane protein assembly factor BamB family protein: MHLHQCCLILFAIMLNWSKAIASDWPQFRGPNGNATAADAKIPTEWSATQNIRWKTALPGRGSSSPIIEGDRVFLTAYSGYGESVEKPGRKKDLKLHVLCFRLSSGELIWDRSTPGSLETQRVTNRVVDHGFATGTPTADGQAVYAFFGVSGVVAYDYDGNKLWQTSVGTGTAGFGSASSPVVFEDLVFVNASIESQTLYALSKSTGEVVWKADSIIRSWTTPCVAAVPGGGYEVVLNQTDQILAFDPKTGEKLWTCEAIDDYVVPVPISHDGVVYCLGGRSNRAVAVKLGGRGDVTETHRLWRVNTGANVTSPVYFDGRIYWASDKAIANCLDAKTGEIVYRERLPTRARIYASIVRAGEWFYITTRDAGVVVAKAEPTFKEHTRNVIETDSGLLNASPAIGDDVMLLRTDSYLYAIGHDSK, encoded by the coding sequence ATGCACCTTCATCAATGCTGCTTGATTTTGTTTGCGATCATGCTGAATTGGTCCAAGGCGATTGCATCGGACTGGCCTCAATTTCGAGGGCCGAATGGAAACGCAACGGCCGCGGATGCGAAGATTCCTACCGAGTGGTCAGCGACTCAGAATATTCGCTGGAAGACGGCACTTCCCGGTCGCGGTTCGTCGAGTCCCATCATTGAGGGAGATCGGGTCTTCTTGACAGCATACTCGGGATATGGTGAGTCGGTCGAGAAACCGGGTCGAAAGAAAGATCTCAAGTTGCATGTCTTGTGCTTTCGATTGTCGTCCGGTGAGCTGATCTGGGATCGGTCCACCCCTGGCAGCCTCGAGACTCAACGTGTGACCAATCGCGTGGTTGACCACGGATTCGCAACGGGAACGCCGACGGCTGACGGTCAGGCCGTGTACGCATTCTTTGGCGTTTCCGGCGTGGTCGCCTACGATTACGACGGCAACAAGCTTTGGCAGACTTCGGTCGGAACCGGCACCGCCGGGTTTGGTTCAGCGTCTTCGCCGGTGGTCTTTGAGGACCTTGTGTTCGTCAATGCAAGCATTGAGAGCCAAACGCTTTATGCATTGAGTAAGTCCACTGGCGAGGTTGTTTGGAAAGCCGACTCGATTATTCGATCGTGGACAACGCCATGTGTTGCTGCCGTTCCTGGAGGCGGTTATGAAGTTGTGCTGAATCAGACCGATCAGATTCTCGCGTTCGATCCAAAGACCGGCGAGAAACTTTGGACGTGCGAAGCCATTGATGACTATGTCGTGCCGGTTCCTATTTCCCATGACGGTGTCGTGTATTGTCTGGGGGGACGAAGTAACCGGGCGGTCGCCGTCAAGTTGGGTGGACGCGGTGATGTTACCGAGACGCATCGGCTTTGGCGGGTCAACACGGGAGCGAATGTGACCAGCCCGGTTTACTTCGACGGGCGGATTTATTGGGCGAGTGATAAAGCGATCGCGAACTGTCTAGACGCGAAAACCGGTGAGATTGTGTATCGCGAACGGTTACCGACGCGGGCACGAATTTATGCCTCGATCGTGCGTGCGGGCGAGTGGTTCTATATCACCACGCGGGATGCTGGTGTCGTCGTGGCGAAGGCCGAACCGACTTTCAAAGAGCATACACGAAACGTCATCGAAACCGACTCCGGTCTCCTGAATGCCAGCCCCGCGATTGGCGATGATGTCATGTTGTTGCGGACCGACTCATACCTTTACGCGATCGGTCACGATTCAAAATAG
- a CDS encoding rhodanese-like domain-containing protein: protein MVSLRFLARLVKAACRGSWFQAPPHTEDSLQTVFQHVQAGHAVLVDVRESSEWEESTVPGAERIPLSQILDAPSSPNIHDLLPQGKIAYLFCRAGGRCRMAAHQLRGHGHDLRPLKEGAEAIIEFVKQREQEASP, encoded by the coding sequence ATGGTCTCGCTCCGATTTCTTGCTCGTCTCGTTAAAGCGGCTTGTCGCGGGAGTTGGTTCCAAGCGCCGCCCCATACCGAAGATTCGTTGCAAACCGTCTTCCAACACGTTCAAGCTGGTCACGCGGTGCTTGTCGATGTCCGCGAGTCATCGGAATGGGAGGAATCGACGGTGCCAGGAGCCGAACGAATCCCTCTGAGCCAAATTCTCGATGCCCCTTCGTCGCCGAACATCCACGACCTTTTGCCACAGGGGAAGATTGCCTACCTATTCTGCCGAGCGGGTGGACGATGTCGAATGGCGGCACACCAACTTCGTGGACACGGTCACGATTTGCGGCCGCTCAAAGAAGGAGCCGAAGCCATCATCGAATTCGTCAAACAGCGGGAACAAGAAGCGAGCCCGTGA